The sequence GCAGATCGGACCGGTCGGCGGCGATGCGGACCCCGTTCACCCGGGTGTGGAAGACGCGGCGCAGCCCGGAGAGGCTGCCCTGGAACCGGACCGCCCCGTCCACCGAGGCCACGAGGTGGCAGGAGCCCAGCAACGAGGGCACGACGCGGTCCACGTCAGGGAGCCGGGTGAGGCCGGCGGCCAGCCGCGCCAGCCGGTCGGCGGAGACCGGGGAGGGGCCGATCACGGCGAGCCGCGCCGGGCCCGCCGAGGCCACCCTCACCTGATCGCGGGTCCAGCGGCCGACCAGCCACGGTCGCCCGGAGGCGTGGGGGATCACCTGGGCGCCGGCGAACGGTAAGCGCGCCCGGACCTCCGCCCCGTCGGCGGTGTCGGGCAGGACCACGAACCCCGCACTCATCCTTGGTGCCCTCCCCCGTCGTTCCCCTGTCGTACCCCGCGGTCCGGCCGGCCGCGGAGCGCGCCGGCGGGCCGTACGGCATGCGTCCGGATGCCGCGGCGGTCCGGCGCCGTCATGAATGACCGGCGCCGCCATGAAATGAAGGAAGAAGGAGACCGGCTCCGCGCGGGCGGACCCGGCTCCCCCGTCGTCGCGTCGGCGGAATTGCGGCCGGACGGTTTACCAGTAGTAGTTGAAGAACCAGTCGGGCGACGTGCCGTGCCAGTTGCCCAGCGTGTCCTCGGTGAATTCGCCGACCTCGACCAGCATCGGCGGGATGTACTCCGTGGGGGCTTGCGCCTGCTCAGCGTGCTCGTTCATGGCAACCTCCGCTACCAGCAGTGAGTGACACGGACTTACGGTGCCGGAATTTAGCACCGGGCGGGCACCGGGAATATGACCTGTACCGCATAAGTCGGCCAGCGGAATGCCGGGAGTTCACGAGATTGTCAGGTCTCCGTGGGTGTCGCCGGGAAAACGGACGGCCGAAAAAAGTTGCCGCGTGCGCCGTCCGCTCCCCGGGCGCACGCGGCGGCTGCGCAGGGGCACCGCGCGGGCTCTACGGCGCGGGCGCCCGGCCTTCGCCTTTCCCCAAGTCGTCGACTCCGCTGTCTGTTGCCCGTCGCGGCCCTCCGCTAGCGTCCCGGGCGCCCCTCGCCATGGGTCGGGCGCAGACCGACGACGGGCTGAGGGATCGTCGACTGGGAGGTCGGGCGTGGCATCGGAGATATCTCGCAGACACTTACTGGGAGTCGGGGCGGCGGCGCTGGGGGCCGCGACGGCCGGGTCGCTGCTGCCGCCGTCGTTGCAGCAGGCGCTGGCGGCCGGCGCGGCGGGGCCGGCGCGCGGCGGGGGCGGGCTCGCGGACCTCAGGCATGTGGTCGTGCTGATGCAGGAGAACCGCTCGTTCGACCACTACTTCGGGATGCTGCGCGGCGTACGCGGCTACGGCGACCGCAACGCCGTCGAACTGCCCGGCGGCCGGAGCGTCTTCGAGCAGCCGGGGTGGCTGGGCATCGGGACCGTGTTGCCGTTCCCGGTGCGCGGGGCGGCCGCCGCACAGCGCAAGGACCTGCAGTACATCGGCGCGCTCGACCACGGCTGGGACGGCGGGTCCAGGGCGTGGAACGGCGGCTGGATGAACAACTGGGTCACCGCCAAGTTCCCTGCCACGATGGCGCACTACGACCGGCAGGACGTCCCGCTGCACTACGAACTCGCGGACACCTTCACCGTCTGCGACGCCTACCACTCCTCGATCCACTCCTCCACCAGCCCCAACCGCAACCACCTCGTGAGCGGCTGGACCGGCTATGAGCCCGACGGCAAGCGGGCCGTGGGCAACGACGCCTACGCGGAGGACACCCACACCGGCTACACCTGGACCACCTATGCCGAGCGGCTGGAGAAGGCCGGCCGCAGCTGGCGGGTCTACCAGGAGTGGGACAACTTCACCGACAACAACCTGGAGTTCTATGCGACCTTCAAGGCGGTGGCGAAGCAGGCCCTGGTGAAGGCCGACGGAGCGCAGCACATGACCGGCTACTACGGGAAGCTGGCGGGCGCCGACGAGGCCGGGCGCCGGCGGCTGCGCGGGCTGCTGGAGGAGGGCGTGGGCTGCCTCGGCCCCGCCGAGCGCTCCCTGTTCGAGCGGGCGCTGCGCCGCGGTGAGCCGGGCAGCACGGCGACCGCGTTCGCCGCCGATGTGGCGGCCGGCGCACTGCCCGAGGTGTCATACCTCGTGCCGTCCGCCGCGGACTCCGAGCACCCCGGCTCGTCCTCGCCCGCCCAGAGCGCCACCCTCGTCTACAAGGTGCTGGACGCACTCGGCAGGAACCCGGAGGTCTGGCGGCACACCGCGCTCTTCCTGACGTACGACGAGAACGACGGGTTCTTCGATCATGTGCCGCCGCCGGTCCCGCCCGCCGGGACGGACGGGGAGTTCTGGGACGGCCGGCCGACCGGTCTGGGCATGCGGGTGCCGATGCTGGTCATCTCGCCGTGGACGGTCGGCGGCTACGCCTGCTCGCAGGTCTTCGACCACACCTCGATCACCCGGTTCCTGGAGCGCTGGACGGGTGTCGAGGAGCCGAACATCAGCGCCTGGCGGCGCACCGTGTGCGGCGATCTGACCGCCGCCTTCGACTTCTCCCGCGGGCGCCGGCAGCCGCCGGTGCCACAGCCCGGGGCGGTCCCGCCGTTCAGCGGGCGCTGGCTGCCCTGGCCGCCGGTCCGGCAGGCGCTGCCGCGGCAGGAGGGCGGCAGCCGTCCGGCCAGGGCGCTGCCGTACCAGCCGGATGCCGACGGCGGCTTCGACCCGGGCGCCGCGGTCTTCCGGATGGCCGTACGCAATGACGGAGAGGCTTCCGTACACCTGGCGCTCTACCCGTACGCGAAGGAGTTCGCCGCCCCGCAGCACCGGGACGTGCGGGGGAAGGGGAGGTGGGAGGTGCCGGTCAAGGACGGGGCGTACCGCTTCACGGTGACCGGGCCGAACGGCTTCCGGCGGGAGTTCGCCGGGACGGGGCGGGGCGCCGCCGCGGCCGTCATGATCGGGACGCGGACCGATGCCGGGCGGCAGGAGCTCCACCTGACCCTCACCAACCCCGGCCGCACCGACCTGACCTTCACCCTGGAGCCGCTGGCGTACGCGGCCACCGCGCCGCGCACGGTGAAGGTGAAGGCCGGCCGCAGCCGCACCGTCGCCCATCCGGCACAGGACGCACACGGCTGGTACGACCTCGGTCTCTCGGTCGCCGAGGACCCGGCCTTCCACCGCCGGCTGATGGGACACGTGGAGAACGGCAAGGAGTCGGTCACCGGCTGAGGCACGGCATACGGGCGGGGCCGGAATGCGGGGCGGTGCCGGGGCCCGAGGTGGGGACGGGACGCGGGGACGGGTTCCCCTCCCGCCCCGAGTTCCCCATTTCCGACTCTTTGTGGGGAAGTCCACAAACACCTCAAAGGATCTCCCCGGGCTGACACCCTGCACGGAAGAAGGGGGTCCGCCGCTCCCTCACGGGCTGGCGGCGGGCTCGCCCGTCCCCCGTACATCCGCGCTCGGCACCACCCGCTCCCGGGAGATATCGACGCACAACCCCGGGAAGCAGACGAGGTCCGTGACCGCTCTGGCTCGGTGGTGTCTCAGGCGCCGCATCGTGGTGATCGTGCTCTGGCTGGCCGCCTTCGCGGGGGTCGCGGCCGCCGCGGCGGTGACGGGGTCGGCGTACTCCAACAACTACGAGGTGCCCGGCACCGAATCCGGACGGGCCTCGGCCCTGCTGGACCGGGCCTTCCCCGGGCAGTCCGGGGACAG is a genomic window of Streptomyces sp. Edi2 containing:
- a CDS encoding phospholipase C, phosphocholine-specific; translation: MASEISRRHLLGVGAAALGAATAGSLLPPSLQQALAAGAAGPARGGGGLADLRHVVVLMQENRSFDHYFGMLRGVRGYGDRNAVELPGGRSVFEQPGWLGIGTVLPFPVRGAAAAQRKDLQYIGALDHGWDGGSRAWNGGWMNNWVTAKFPATMAHYDRQDVPLHYELADTFTVCDAYHSSIHSSTSPNRNHLVSGWTGYEPDGKRAVGNDAYAEDTHTGYTWTTYAERLEKAGRSWRVYQEWDNFTDNNLEFYATFKAVAKQALVKADGAQHMTGYYGKLAGADEAGRRRLRGLLEEGVGCLGPAERSLFERALRRGEPGSTATAFAADVAAGALPEVSYLVPSAADSEHPGSSSPAQSATLVYKVLDALGRNPEVWRHTALFLTYDENDGFFDHVPPPVPPAGTDGEFWDGRPTGLGMRVPMLVISPWTVGGYACSQVFDHTSITRFLERWTGVEEPNISAWRRTVCGDLTAAFDFSRGRRQPPVPQPGAVPPFSGRWLPWPPVRQALPRQEGGSRPARALPYQPDADGGFDPGAAVFRMAVRNDGEASVHLALYPYAKEFAAPQHRDVRGKGRWEVPVKDGAYRFTVTGPNGFRREFAGTGRGAAAAVMIGTRTDAGRQELHLTLTNPGRTDLTFTLEPLAYAATAPRTVKVKAGRSRTVAHPAQDAHGWYDLGLSVAEDPAFHRRLMGHVENGKESVTG
- a CDS encoding lasso RiPP family leader peptide-containing protein codes for the protein MNEHAEQAQAPTEYIPPMLVEVGEFTEDTLGNWHGTSPDWFFNYYW